A region of Streptomyces sp. NBC_01264 DNA encodes the following proteins:
- the leuE gene encoding leucine efflux protein LeuE has protein sequence MWGTQNLPTFALGALVFVLLPGPSSLTTLGCAAQSGVRAGLRCALGVVCGEVTLMVLTVVGAAGLLRADPQIVVWVRWLGAVYIAWLGIGMLRAAFGALRAARERNAEPAPAPHGAVATAGTRRAYVITVLNPKAILFFLSFFLQFVDPAAQRPHLAFATLGAVYELLSACYLSCLVLAAARIGRAVDGRLRLTAVLRGSAGVVFLGFSTALALGL, from the coding sequence ATGTGGGGAACCCAGAATCTGCCCACCTTCGCGCTCGGGGCACTGGTCTTCGTCCTACTCCCGGGCCCGAGCTCCCTCACCACCCTGGGCTGCGCGGCCCAGAGCGGTGTGCGGGCGGGTCTGCGCTGCGCACTCGGTGTCGTGTGCGGCGAGGTCACCCTGATGGTGCTGACCGTCGTCGGGGCGGCCGGACTTCTGCGGGCCGACCCCCAGATCGTCGTCTGGGTGCGCTGGTTGGGCGCCGTATACATAGCCTGGCTCGGGATCGGCATGCTGCGCGCTGCCTTCGGGGCCCTGCGTGCTGCCCGGGAACGGAACGCGGAACCCGCACCTGCACCGCACGGCGCGGTGGCTACGGCCGGTACCCGACGGGCGTACGTCATCACGGTGCTGAACCCGAAGGCGATCCTGTTCTTCCTCTCCTTCTTCCTCCAGTTCGTCGACCCGGCGGCTCAGCGTCCCCATCTGGCCTTCGCGACCCTCGGTGCGGTGTACGAGCTGTTGAGTGCCTGCTACTTGTCCTGCCTGGTACTGGCCGCGGCACGGATCGGCCGTGCGGTGGACGGCCGCCTCCGGCTGACGGCCGTCCTGCGCGGATCGGCAGGGGTGGTGTTCCTCGGGTTCAGCACGGCCCTCGCGCTCG